In Chitinophaga sp. HK235, a single window of DNA contains:
- a CDS encoding RNA methyltransferase, which produces MLSKAQIKYIQSLQHKKNRQKSSQYIAEGDKIVQELLQAGMPVKAVYATGPWLEQHKSLLTRLPADAVKEVDNIVLKQLSALTTPNNAMALLDMPPADNSLPAEGTVVLALEAIQDPGNMGTLIRIADWFGIRQIICSPDCVDVYNPKTIQATMGSIARVQLKEQDIPTLLQQSKLPSYAATLHGKDITDFQVIREGIILIGNEGRGLSETVISLATHRITIPRLGGAESLNAAVAAGIICGRLLI; this is translated from the coding sequence ATGTTGTCAAAGGCGCAAATTAAATATATTCAATCATTACAGCACAAAAAAAACCGTCAAAAATCCAGCCAGTATATTGCGGAGGGTGACAAGATTGTACAGGAGCTGCTACAGGCGGGCATGCCCGTAAAAGCGGTATATGCCACTGGCCCGTGGCTGGAGCAGCATAAAAGTCTGCTGACGCGTTTGCCGGCAGATGCAGTAAAGGAAGTGGATAATATCGTCCTGAAACAACTGTCTGCACTCACCACCCCCAACAATGCCATGGCGCTGCTGGACATGCCACCTGCAGATAACAGCCTTCCTGCCGAAGGGACCGTGGTGCTGGCCCTCGAAGCGATCCAGGACCCGGGGAATATGGGTACACTTATTCGTATAGCCGACTGGTTTGGCATCCGTCAGATCATCTGTTCGCCGGATTGTGTGGACGTTTATAATCCTAAAACCATTCAGGCCACTATGGGCAGCATCGCCCGGGTACAGCTGAAAGAACAGGATATCCCCACGCTGCTGCAACAGAGTAAACTACCTTCTTATGCCGCTACACTGCACGGAAAGGATATCACCGACTTCCAGGTAATCAGGGAAGGTATTATCTTGATTGGCAATGAAGGCAGAGGATTGTCCGAAACCGTGATATCCCTGGCCACCCACCGGATTACCATCCCCCGTCTGGGAGGAGCCGAATCCCTTAATGCCGCCGTGGCCGCCGGTATCATCTGCGGCAGATTACTGATTTAA